In one Brassica oleracea var. oleracea cultivar TO1000 chromosome C9, BOL, whole genome shotgun sequence genomic region, the following are encoded:
- the LOC106318621 gene encoding dipeptidyl peptidase 9: MAEMLEKDVIFKVEDIVQAPLPGYVAPTAVSFSPDDSLITYLFSPEENLNRRVYAFDVNKGESSLVFSPPDGGVDESNISPEEKLRRERLRERGLGVTRYEWVKTNLKMKFIVVPLPAGVYMKDLCSSPNPELIVPSSPTSPIIDPRLSPNGLLLAYVKDSELHVLNLLKNQTQQLTNGANGSTLTHGLAEYIAQEEMDRRNGYWWSLDSKFIAYTEVDSSQIPLFRIMHQGKSSVGADAQEDHAYPFAGALNSTVRLGVVSSSGGGKTTWMDLVCGGRANNEDEYLGRVNWMPGNVLAVQVLNRSQRKLKIISFDVKTGQGKILLTEESDTWVTLHDCFTPLESGGFIWASERTGYRHLYLYDSDGTCLGGVTSGEWMVEQIAGVNESMSLVYFTATLDGPLETNLYCAKLEAKDASRSLRLTHGKGKHIVVLDHQMKNFVDVHDSVDSPPRVTLCSLTDGTVLKILYEQTSPLPIVKRLQLEAPEFVQIEANDGKTTLYGAVYKPDSSKFGPPPYKTMISVYGGPSVQLVQDSWINTVDMRTQYLRSRGVLVWKLDNRGTARRGLKFESWIKHSCGNVDAEDQVTGAKWLIEHGLAKPDHIGVYGWSYGGYLSATLLAKYPEIFKCAVSGAPVTSWDGYDTFYTEKYMDLPDDERYVKSAVMEHVGKLRDEQKLMLVHGMMDENVHFRHTGRLVNALVEAGKRYELLIFPDERHMPRKVKDRVYMEQRIWEFIDKSL, translated from the exons ATGGCGGAAATGCTCGAAAAGGACGTTATTTTCAAGGTAGAAGATATTGTTCAGGCGCCTTTACCTGGCTATGTAGCTCCGACAGCAGTCAGCTTCAGCCCTGATGACTCTCTGATCACTTACCTGTTTAGCCCTGAAGAGAATCTGAACAGGAGAGTCTACGCATTTGATGTGAACAAAGGAGAATCTAGTCTTGTTTTTAGTCCTCCTGATGGTGGAGTCGACGAGAGCAACATCTCGCCTGAAGAGAAGCTGAGAAGGGAGAGGCTGCGGGAGCGTGGTTTAGGAGTGACTCGATACGAATGGGTCAAGACTAACTTGAAGATGAAATTCATTGTCGTGCCTTTACCTGCTGGG GTGTATATGAAGGATCTTTGTTCATCACCAAATCCAGAGCTCATAGTTCCAAGCTCACCAACCTCTCCGATCATTGATCCTCGTCTATCTCCCAACGGCTTACTCCTTGCATACGTAAAAGACTCCGAGTTGCATGTCCTCAATCTGTTGAAAAACCAGACTCAACAGCTAACAAACGGTGCCAACGGAAGTACTCTG ACTCATGGTCTAGCTGAGTACATAGCTCAGGAAGAGATGGACCGGAGGAACGGGTACTGGTGGTCATTAGACAGCAAGTTCATCGCCTACACAGAAGTCGACTCCTCGCAGATACCGTTGTTCAGAATAATGCATCAGGGGAAAAGCTCGGTAGGCGCAGATGCGCAAGAAGACCACGCTTATCCTTTCGCAGGAGCTCTCAACTCCACGGTCCGTCTCGGCGTAGTTTCTTCATCCGGTGGCGGCAAAACGACCTGGATGGATCTAGTCTGCGGAGGGAGAGCCAATAATGAAGACGAGTATCTCGGTAGAGTCAACTGGATGCCAGGGAACGTCCTCGCGGTGCAGGTTCTGAACAGGTCGCAGAGAAAACTCAAAATCATCAGCTTTGATGTAAAGACTGGTCAAGGAAAGATACTGTTGACTGAAGAGTCTGATACGTGGGTGACTTTACATGACTGTTTTACCCCTCTGGAGTCGGGAGGATTCATTTGGGCTAGCGAGAGGACTGGTTACAGACATTTGTATCTTTATGACTCTGATGGGACTTGCCTTGGGGGCGTTACTAGCGGTGAATGGATGGTTGAGCAAATCGCAGGGGTAAATGAGTCCATGTCTTTGGTTTACTTCACTGCAACTCTCGATGGACCGCTTGAGACTAATCTTTACTGTGCAAAGCTGGAAGCTAAGGATGCGTCTCGGTCTCTGAGGCTTACTCATGGTAAAGGGAAACACATCGTTGTGCTAGATCACCAGATGAAGAACTTTGTCGACGTTCATGACTCAGTTGATTCGCCTCCGCGTGTCACTCTTTGCTCATTGACCGATGGGACTGTGCTCAAGATACTATACGAGCAGACATCTCCGTTACCGATAGTGAAACGGCTTCAGCTTGAGGCTCCGGAGTTTGTTCAGATAGAAGCTAACGATGGGAAGACGACTCTGTATGGAGCTGTTTACAAACCAGACAGCTCCAAGTTCGGTCCTCCTCCTTATAAGACGATGATCAGCGTCTACGGAGGTCCTAGTGTTCAGCTGGTTCAAGATTCTTGGATCAATACGGTCGACATGAGGACGCAGTACTTGAGAAGCAGAGGCGTCTTGGTTTGGAAGCTTGATAACAGAGGAACCGCGCGGCGCGGTCTTAAGTTCGAGTCTTGGATCAAACACAGCTGTGGGAACGTCGACGCGGAGGATCAAGTAACCGGAGCCAAGTGGCTTATCGAGCACGGTTTAGCTAAACCGGATCACATTGGAGTTTACGGTTGGAGTTACGGCGGGTACCTCTCGGCTACGCTCTTGGCTAAGTACCCTGAGATTTTTAAATGCGCTGTTTCCGGTGCTCCTGTTACTTCTTGGGACGGGTACGACACGTTCTACACGGAGAAGTACATGGACCTTCCGGATGATGAAAGGTACGTGAAGAGCGCGGTGATGGAGCACGTGGGGAAGTTGAGGGATGAGCAGAAGCTGATGTTGGTGCACGGGATGATGGATGAGAATGTGCATTTTAGGCACACGGGTAGGCTTGTGAACGCGCTTGTGGAAGCCGGGAAGAGGTATGAGTTGTTGATATTTCCGGATGAGAGGCATATGCCGAGGAAGGTGAAGGACCGTGTTTATATGGAACAGAGGATTTGGGAGTTTATTGACAAGAGCTTGTGA
- the LOC106319272 gene encoding GDSL esterase/lipase At4g10955-like, translating into MGGGAKETDIFRNFGPNHLTSINWLDFYTRTAVVSSLVQGVYSLQRDIHHKRKFIANRYWESFDFSLAETLINKDDDSIFGAVFKYNDYHNKPHHERPPRYVIAFRGTMLELETCLSDIKEDIRCFFDNFNNSSRLKQAIQAIDLVLKKYTTDTTSVWLAGHSLGAATALLAGKTMAKRGVTLKTYAFSPPSSSVLLEQIFDSVVVKDMLRLAESFIKVIVAKFADLQMQKDDPRTAAWTPYIYVNPSDLFCAEYSGSLKFKYLMAAIKLGKLESIAAKISFWSILFREEREPIQLFSSAHMTVNMNESVLETDDHGVKQLWDKFKKAHGIEQWWEPNPSLRKWESYSFRPSY; encoded by the exons ATGGGAGGAGGAGCGAAGGAGACAGATATTTTCCGCAATTTTGGCCCCAACCATCTTACCTCTATTAATTG GTTAGACTTCTATACTCGAACCGCAGTGGTATCAAGTTTGGTGCAGGGAGTCTACTCATTGCAACGGGATATCCACCATAAACGAAAATTCATAGCCAACCGTTATTGGGAATCCTTCGATTTCTCTTTAGCCGAAACCTTGATCAACAAAGATGATGATTCCATATTCGGTGCCGTTTTTAAGTATAACGACTATCATAATAAACCTCATCATGAAAGACCTCCGCGTTACGTGATTGCATTTCGCGGCACGATGCTAGAATTAGAAACCTGCTTATCTGATATAAAAGAAGACATTCGATGCTTTTTTGACAACTTTAATAACAGCAGTAGGTTGAAACAAGCCATACAAGCAATCGATTTGGTGCTAAAGAAGTACACTACCGACACAACATCTGTCTGGCTAGCTGGACACTCTCTAGGAGCGGCCACAGCGCTGTTGGCTGGGAAGACCATGGCGAAACGTGGAGTCACCCTCAAGACTTACGCATTCAGCCCGCCCAGTTCGTCTGTTCTTCTAGAGCAAATATTTGATAGCGTTGTGGTTAAAGACATGCTTCGATTGGCCGAGAGTTTCATCAAAGTGATCGTAGCCAAATTCGCTGACCTCCAG ATGCAAAAAGACGATCCAAGAACAGCAGCGTGGACACCTTACATATATGTGAACCCATCAGATCTATTCTGTGCCGAATACAGTGGTAGTTTGAAATTCAAATACTTAATGGCTGCTATTAAATTAGGCAAACTTGAGAGTATCGCTGCTAAAATCTCGTTTTGGAGTATATTATTCAGAGAAGAAAGAGAACCTATCCAACTTTTTTCGTCAGCCCATATGACAGTAAACATGAACGAATCTGTTCTAGAGACAGATGATCATGGGGTTAAGCAGTTGTGGGATAAGTTCAAGAAGGCACATGGAATTGAGCAATGGTGGGAGCCAAACCCATCCCTTCGGAAATGGGAAAGCTACAGCTTTAGGCCCTCTTATTAA